Proteins from a genomic interval of Oncorhynchus mykiss isolate Arlee chromosome 21, USDA_OmykA_1.1, whole genome shotgun sequence:
- the LOC110500424 gene encoding purine nucleoside phosphorylase, giving the protein MFPDSSTGYSFEDCKATADWLLAQTSVRPVVGIVCGSGMGGLADMLKDQVAFNYKDIPNFPQSTVHGHAGRLVFGTLKGRPCVCMQGRFHLYEGYAIQKITLPMRIFSLLGVETVMLTNAAGGLNQDFKVGDIMIMKDHINMPGFAGSNPLAGANDDRFGVRFPCMSDAYDRELQQLAVDVGQELGYGDFLREGVYCVLGGPSFETIAECRLLHKLGADAVGMSTAHEVIAARHCGMRVFALSLITNRAVMDYDSEEKANHEEVLETGQHRAIQLEKLISTMVTRMEYNNTNA; this is encoded by the exons ATGTTTCCAGACTCAAGCACCGG GTACAGCTTCGAGGACTGCAAGGCCACAGCAGACTGGCTGTTGGCCCAGACCTCCGTTCGCCCCGTGGTTGGCATCGTGTGTGGTTCAGGAATGGGAGGACTGGCTGACATGCTGAAAGACCAAGTGGCATTCAACTACAAGGACATCCCCAACTTCCCCCAGAGCACAG TGCATGGCCATGCTGGACGCTTGGTGTTTGGGACACTGAAGGGAAGGCCATGCGTGTGCATGCAGGGACGCTTCCACCTGTACGAGGGATACGCCATCCAGAAG ATCACCCTGCCTATGCGTATCTTCAGCTTGCTGGGTGTAGAGACGGTCATGCTGACCAACGCTGCTGGCGGTCTCAACCAGGACTTCAAAGTGGGAGACATCATGATCATGAAAGACCACATCAACATGCCCGGCTTTGCTGGCAGCAACCCACTTGCTGGAGCAAACGACGACAG GTTCGGTGTGCGGTTCCCCTGTATGTCGGACGCGTACGACAGAGAGCTGCAGCAGCTGGCCGTGGATGTGGGACAGGAACTAGGCTACGGTGACTTCCTGCGCGAGGGCGTATACTGCGTCCTGGGCGGGCCCTCATTCGAGACCATCGCGGAGTGCCGCCTGCTGCACAAACTGGGAGCTGACGCTGTCG gcatGAGCACGGCTCACGAGGTGATCGCGGCGCGTCACTGCGGCATGCGTGTGTTCGCCCTATCCCTGATAACCAACAGGGCTGTGATGGACTACGACAGTGAGGAGAAGGCCAACCATGAGGAAGTCCTTGAGACAGGCCAGCACCGCGCCATCCAGCTGGAGAAACTGATCTCTACCATGGTCACCCGCATGGAATACAACAACACCAACGCCTAA